Genomic window (Alteromonas pelagimontana):
GCTATAACGTCGGAGCGTTTTCTTCTGAAGGTAACGAAAATGCAGAAGGTGATCTGAACGCGTTCAGCATGAAAGGGAAGTACCGTTTAGAAGAAGGCTATATTACCAGCATCGATGCGGGAATTCGTTACGCCAAACGTAGCGCGGAATATGAACGGTATAATCTGTTTTCTCCAGTACAAACTGCTGGGTGTGAAGCGCAATGGAAGGCCACCGACGTGCTGCTAAACGCCCCCGCACCAGCCTGTTCTGATGGCGAAACGGTTAACGGCGAATTTATGCCTTATGCCGCTTTGGAAAGTATTCCTCTTGATCAGTACAACAATGTTGTGCAGGTGACAGATTTTGGCCCTGTTAGTGGCATTCCTGCTGTCTGGGCAGCAGATCCTCGCGACTATGATGATCCCGAAGCTTTCCATAACAGAGTATTTGGTTCCAGCACGAAAAATGTAATACCGGGTTCCAGCTTTAGCGCCGATATTGCAGAATTAAACTATTTTGTTCAGGCAAATTTTGAAGCATTAGATGGCCTGTTAAAAGGTAACGCAGGCGTACGTGTAATTGAAACCGATTTATCGGTTAAACAAAATATTGCCGGTGAAAACAAAGCGTACGGCGGTACGGCTGTAGATACCGGCGATGTGCTTTCAAGCAGGGATTACACTAACGTTTTGCCATCGCTGAACGTTTCTTACAGCATTACTGATGATCTTGTTGCAAGGTTTGCTTTTTCAAAAGCAATGACCCCTTTGAACCTGAACCAGTATGGCGAAGGTTTGACTCTTAGCAACGCTTTGGATTCTGTAGCGGGAAGTCCCACCGAAGGGCAGTTTATTGTGACCGGAGGCAGCCTGGCTGGAAACCCGAATCTGGACCCGTGGGAATCGACGAATTACGACATTTCTTTGGAATGGTACACCGGCGAAGCCAGCATGATAAGCGCGGCGATTTTCCGCGTTGAGATTGACAGCTTTACCGTAAGCGAGACGGTGGATATGGAAATGCCTGACGCCGATGGTATTGTGCGCCGTAGCGTGCCTATTTCAACGCTGGTGCAGGGAGAAGGCGGCACGCTTAAAGGTTTTGAAATCGGGGCAAAAATTGCCTTAAGCGATTATCTTGCCGCCGACAGTATGTTCACCAACTTTGGTATCGATTCTAACTTTACCTATTCACCCAGTGAAGGTTCTGGCACCGATATCTACGGCGAACAAAATATGTTTAACGACAACTCCGAGCGCCAGTTTAACTTGATTGGCTGGTATCAGGGCGACCGTTTTGAAGCGCGTATTGCATACAACTATCGTAGTGAACGTTTGGCAGGACAGGGCGGATGGGGCGCGCTGAATCTGTTTCAGGACGAAACTGCCTATGTGGATGTGTCGGCCAGCTACGATATCAACGACAATTTCACTGTTTATGCGCAAGGGTCTAACGTGACCGGTGAGTATGAAGACTACTATCTGCAATGGCCGGACCAGTACGCCTTCCAGAACTACTATGAAACCCGTTACACAGTGGGTGTGCGGGCAAAGTTCTAAAACTGAACTTGCCGAAAACTGAGGTGCCAGCGTTGCTGGCACCTTTGGCTGTTGCGCTTATTAATTAGTGTAAAGGGACTTTATCAACGCGCTGACGAACATACTTATGGATAAATTTCTCTTTCTATTAAGTTTTTCACAAGTTAGGGTGTTTGTTGAAAACGAAATAGTTCAGAATAATACCTTGTGCAGGGACAGCATGATGAAACTCACTATTACGAGTGCTCGAATCCTGCAATCTTTCTCCAGATAAGAAATAAAGATAAATGTATGGCGACAATTCGAGATGTTTCTAAAGAATCCGGTTTATCCATTGCCACGGTGTCCCGCGCAATAAGTAATCCTGAGCTGGTTTCAAAGGAAAGTCTTAAACGGGTTAACCAGGCCATAGATAAACTTCAATACCGGCCGAACCTGACGTCCCAAAAATTCCGTTTACAGCGCACCAATACTATCGTTGTGCTGGTTCCCAATATTGCCAATTTGTTTTTTGCCAGTCTCATCAGTGGTATAGAAGATACGGCTGCCAAGTACGGCTATAACGTGTTGTTAGGGGATACAAGAGATATTACCAGCCGCGAAAAAGAATTTATTAACCTGGTGGAAACCCGACAGGCTGACGGGATCATTCAGCTTCGCCCCCATCATAAAGAGTCATTGCTACCTAACTGCAATGTGAAAGCAGTGAACGCAGCGGGCTGCGCGAATACTCCCTATCTTTCAGTGCGTATCGACAATACGGAAGCTGCGTATAAGGTAGTCAAATACCTGCTCGATCAAGGTCACAGAAAAATCGGAGTCATTTCTGGTTTAAAAGATAACCCCCATACCCGCGATCGTATGTTGGGCTACCGTCAGGCTTTGCAGCAGGCAAATATCGCGTTCAACGACGATTATGTAATAGAAGGGGACTTTACTCTTTGGTCTGGATTAAATGCTGTTCAGCACTTTGCGCAGCTTAAAGACAAGCCCACAGCATTATTTTGTATGAATGACGAAATGGCGATTGGTGCAATTAAAGGCTTAAAAGAGAAGGGGCTTCGCGTACCTCAGGATATCTCAGTGACAGGGTTTGATGATTTAGAGGTATCTAATTACAGCGACCCACCGCTGACTACAGTACGCCAGCCTGGTGTAAAAATTGGTGAAAAGGCCGCCGAATTACTTTTCCAAATGATCGAGGGAACTGAGCCAAAGTTAATTGAATACATCTTGCCTTTCGAACTGATAATTCGTGAAAGCACCCGGCCATATTTACTCTGACAGAACTTTTTTCTAAACGCTGAGTTGATACGAGCATCAAAAGATTGCGGTTACCGATGTACTCTTTGATTCTTCAGACTCAGGTCGACATTTACCAATGGGAATGAAATTAACTGATGAAAATAGCAATTATTGCAGGACTGCTGTCGATGATTAGCATTCAAAGCGTAGCAATGACAGTGTCTCCTTTGTTCACCGACCATATGGTGCTGCAGCGCGATAAAGAAGTCAAAGTATGGGGCAGCGCGCCGCCGGGACAGAAAGTAAAAGTCTCCGTTAATCAACAGCAATTTTCCACCGTCACTGACGAAAGTGGTAACTGGACACTCGTTATGCCACCTCATCAAAAAGGCGGCCCTTTTACGCTGCTGGTTGAAGGCGATGAGACCCGTGAAGTATCGGATTTGTACTTTGGCGAGGTGTGGATAGCGGGCGGGCAATCCAACATGGAGTGGGATTTACAGGATAATGTAGTCGGGCACGAGCAGGAAGTTGCCAATGCAGAAATACCCTTGATCCGCTTTTTTGATGTGCCAAATACGCTGTCTCCGAAAAAGCAGGAACAGTTGCCTGAAGGGCAATGGCGGGTTGCATCGCCAGAAACTGCTGGTGAATTTTCCGCTGTGGCATGGTTTTTCGCTAAGCGCTTGCAGCAACATGAAGATGTGGCGGTGGGCATCATCGAAAGTAACTGGGGCGGTACGCCGGCAGAAGCATGGACAGATATCGACGAAGTAAAAAATGTTCCGGGCTATAAAGCCATGGCAACTGAAGTGTTAAAAACTGAAAACTGGCCGCAAAAGCTTGCGGCGAATGAAAAGCGAAATACTGAGAAGTGGTCCCGGATAAACAGCGTCGAGCAGGCACTGGCCACCGGTGCTGCCGGTATCGGCTTTGATGATAGCTCATGGGCTATTCGTACTTTACCTAATACCACGGCGCTACACGATTTTGTGTGGCTACGACATAGGTTCACCCTAAGTAGAAATGAAGCGCAGAGTTCGGTTGCGTTAAGTTTGGGAGATATTGTTCAAAACGCTTTTATTTTCATCAATGGCAAGTTACTGGCAACCGAAGACTGGCGCAATGGCGACTCCCTTCATGAAGTGCCAGCTTCTATGTTAAAAGCGGGAGAGAATGTCATTGCGATTCGCGCAGCCAATGACTGGGACAACAATGTGTTTGTGGGCAAAGAGGGTGAAATATGGCTGTCGGTAAAAGGAGAAAAGACGGATCTGTTCGCAGACTGGAAATACAGCAACCAGGTAGAGCCTCCCATGCCCGATGTAAAAAACTACAGCTTTACGCCAGGATTTCTTTATAACGCAATGATTTACCCGCTGTTGCCTTATGCAGCGGCTGGAGTTATCTGGTATCAGGGCGAAAGCAATGTCGAGCGGCACCCTTATTACGCCGCGTTGTTCTCGAAAATGATTGAGAATTGGCGCACCCGCGCAAATGCTCCTGATCTCCCCTTTCTTTATGTACAGCTAGCGGCATTTTTACCGCGTCAGCCATTGCAGCCGGATA
Coding sequences:
- a CDS encoding LacI family DNA-binding transcriptional regulator, with the translated sequence MATIRDVSKESGLSIATVSRAISNPELVSKESLKRVNQAIDKLQYRPNLTSQKFRLQRTNTIVVLVPNIANLFFASLISGIEDTAAKYGYNVLLGDTRDITSREKEFINLVETRQADGIIQLRPHHKESLLPNCNVKAVNAAGCANTPYLSVRIDNTEAAYKVVKYLLDQGHRKIGVISGLKDNPHTRDRMLGYRQALQQANIAFNDDYVIEGDFTLWSGLNAVQHFAQLKDKPTALFCMNDEMAIGAIKGLKEKGLRVPQDISVTGFDDLEVSNYSDPPLTTVRQPGVKIGEKAAELLFQMIEGTEPKLIEYILPFELIIRESTRPYLL
- a CDS encoding sialate O-acetylesterase, producing MKIAIIAGLLSMISIQSVAMTVSPLFTDHMVLQRDKEVKVWGSAPPGQKVKVSVNQQQFSTVTDESGNWTLVMPPHQKGGPFTLLVEGDETREVSDLYFGEVWIAGGQSNMEWDLQDNVVGHEQEVANAEIPLIRFFDVPNTLSPKKQEQLPEGQWRVASPETAGEFSAVAWFFAKRLQQHEDVAVGIIESNWGGTPAEAWTDIDEVKNVPGYKAMATEVLKTENWPQKLAANEKRNTEKWSRINSVEQALATGAAGIGFDDSSWAIRTLPNTTALHDFVWLRHRFTLSRNEAQSSVALSLGDIVQNAFIFINGKLLATEDWRNGDSLHEVPASMLKAGENVIAIRAANDWDNNVFVGKEGEIWLSVKGEKTDLFADWKYSNQVEPPMPDVKNYSFTPGFLYNAMIYPLLPYAAAGVIWYQGESNVERHPYYAALFSKMIENWRTRANAPDLPFLYVQLAAFLPRQPLQPDSAWAYLRDAQRQTLALPFTGMAVTIDVGNGDDIHPKRKRVVGERLWLQAASKVYGDNILSSGPDYRAMENQGSRIIVHFDHDKGLQTTDGQAPKGFIIAGKDGVFYRGKATIKGRTVEVHHPQVSEPVALRYAWADNPAVNLVNAEGLPAVPFRTDNWNAEHVSAASE
- a CDS encoding TonB-dependent receptor, which translates into the protein MKVFTNTHKRYQLSALTLGVLASLQAGQVRAQETDAAVDESSIEVINVSGIRGSQVASIFNKRTADTVVDSIAATDIGKLPDVTISDSLQRISGVQIRRSAGEGASLNIRGLPQVVTQLNGEQYLGANSVVSTQPNFSDIPSQLFRGADVYKNATADLGNAGITGTVNLKTYRPFDFEEGQTVSGSVEFQRGDETQENDPNLSALYNWHNGKVGFLISGTYANVNLANSYNGLNTGSPGDAGWTDRTSAEEVGEPGRDGRVILGAQGFSAWNQGTERERFGINSSTQVDLGEGFVFTADIFYTEQEEFNRKLGMSATNKWGPRGWFTPTEERATGAMIDGGEVYAWSQAELYPSRLKSFTQNDVYNNSSTNINLQLDYDNGGAFTGEFRTIIGRASQEHRHGYNEGDLTNGSTTLGRTTNLVPSDKCGPNDEVVGDEGGCLQAINANGYSEDPHLTYDTTGEHPVWSGFDRELAGGLGGGATIADYMANLDSYNVGAFSSEGNENAEGDLNAFSMKGKYRLEEGYITSIDAGIRYAKRSAEYERYNLFSPVQTAGCEAQWKATDVLLNAPAPACSDGETVNGEFMPYAALESIPLDQYNNVVQVTDFGPVSGIPAVWAADPRDYDDPEAFHNRVFGSSTKNVIPGSSFSADIAELNYFVQANFEALDGLLKGNAGVRVIETDLSVKQNIAGENKAYGGTAVDTGDVLSSRDYTNVLPSLNVSYSITDDLVARFAFSKAMTPLNLNQYGEGLTLSNALDSVAGSPTEGQFIVTGGSLAGNPNLDPWESTNYDISLEWYTGEASMISAAIFRVEIDSFTVSETVDMEMPDADGIVRRSVPISTLVQGEGGTLKGFEIGAKIALSDYLAADSMFTNFGIDSNFTYSPSEGSGTDIYGEQNMFNDNSERQFNLIGWYQGDRFEARIAYNYRSERLAGQGGWGALNLFQDETAYVDVSASYDINDNFTVYAQGSNVTGEYEDYYLQWPDQYAFQNYYETRYTVGVRAKF